A genome region from Manis javanica isolate MJ-LG chromosome 3, MJ_LKY, whole genome shotgun sequence includes the following:
- the ADIPOQ gene encoding adiponectin: MLLVQAVFLLLVLPSHGQDTTTREPRGLIPLPKGACPGWMAGIPGHPGHNGIPGRDGRDGTPGEKGEKGDSGLAGPKGDSGETGVTGVEGPRGFPGIPGRKGEPGESAYVYRSAFSVGLETRVTVPNVPIRFTKIFYNQQNHYDGSTGKFHCNIPGLYYFSYHITVYLKDVKVSLYKKDKAVLFTYDQYQDKNLDQASGSVLLYLEIGDQVWLQVYGDGENNGLYADNVNDSTFTGFLLYHDTNWSPLT; the protein is encoded by the exons ATGCTGTTGGTACAAGCTGTTTTCTTGCTACTAGTCCTGCCCAGTCACGGCCAGGACACCACGACCAGAGAGCCGCGAGGCCTGATTCCCCTGCCCAAGGGGGCCTGCCCGGGCTGGATGGCAGGCATCCCAGGGCATCCAGGCCACAATGGGATCCCAGGCCGTGATGGCAGAGATGGCACCCCAGGGGAGAAGGGCGAGAAAGGAGATTCAG GTCTTGCTGGTCCTAAGGGTGACAGTGGTGAAACTGGAGTGACTGGGGTTGAAGGTCCCAGAGGATTTCCAGGAATCCCAGGCAGGAAAGGAGAACCTGGAGAAAGCGCCTATGTATACCGCTCAGCATTCAGTGTGGGACTGGAGACCCGGGTCACTGTCCCCAATGTTCCCATTCGCTTCACCAAAATCTTCTATAATCAGCAAAACCACTATGATGGCTCCACTGGAAAATTCCACTGCAACATTCCTGGGCTGTACTATTTTTCCTACCATATCACAGTCTACTTGAAGGATGTGAAGGTCAGCCTCTACAAGAAGGACAAGGCCGTGCTCTTCACCTATGACCAGTACCAGGACAAGAACTTGGACCAGGCCTCTGGCTCTGTGCTTCTCTACCTGGAGATAGGCGACCAAGTCTGGCTCCAGGTGTACGGGGATGGAGAGAATAATGGGCTCTATGCAGATAATGTCAACGACTCCACCTTCACAGGCTTCCTTCTCTACCATGACACCAACTGGTCACCACTGACTTAG